From a region of the Triticum aestivum cultivar Chinese Spring chromosome 7D, IWGSC CS RefSeq v2.1, whole genome shotgun sequence genome:
- the LOC123167420 gene encoding zinc finger BED domain-containing protein RICESLEEPER 1: protein MTSDSDHYKEMGEAMLEKFDKYWEEKNNAMVIATIFDPRYKMGYIEWAFGELYGEGSTRFRTEIKIVEKELAALYDKCVAQDKRAGNGESSSSSANIPSIPVQDGYESFLSSRSTRISKGELRNYLEDEVAPRNKALDLLGWWKDNAPRYPIMAKIARRFLTIPATSVSSESTFSTTGRILDDYRSSLKPVMVEALVCGASYIKGAHVDLNLVPRDENEEEDVENIKLPIVVEEIND from the exons ATGACTAGTGATAGTGACCACTACAAGGAAATGGGTGAAGCAATGTTGGAGAAGTTTGACAAATATTGGGAAGAAAAGAACAATGCCATGGTGATCGCAACCATCTTTGATCCACG GTACAAGATGGGTTACATAGAGTGGGCCTTTGGAGAACTATATGGAGAAGGAAGTACGAGGTTTAGGACTGAGATCAAAATCGTGGAGAAAGAGTTGGCGGCCTTGTATGACAAATGTGTTGCTCAAGATAAGCGAGCTGGAAATGGAGAAAGTTCATCTTCCTCTGCAAACATTCCTAGTATCCCGGTTCAAGATGGGTACGAGTCCTTCTTATCGTCCCGTTCAACAAGAATATCAAAGGGTGAGTTGAGGAACTACTTAGAGGATGAGGTTGCCCCTCGCAACAAGGCTCTTGATCTTCTTGGTTGGTGGAAAGACAATGCTCCTAGGTACCCAATTATGGCCAAGATAGCCAGGAGGTTCCTTACTATCCCGGCTACCTCCGTGTCTTCGGAATCTACCTTCAGCACGACCGGAAGGATTTTAG ATGACTATAGGAGTTCGTTAAAACCGGTTATGGTGGAGGCATTAGTTTGTGGTGCAAGTTATATCAAGGGTGCTCACGTTGACTTGAATCTGGTG CCGAGGGATGAGAATGAAGAGGAAGATGTTGAGAACATCAAGTTACCCATTGTGGTGGAGGAGATCAACGATTG A